One window from the genome of Bacillus tianshenii encodes:
- a CDS encoding NUDIX domain-containing protein, which translates to MRKRKRGNVWIAVAGFVVEDEKVLVVKKRYSGLKGKWSLPAGFVDEGETMDEAALREVKEETGIECEITGLSGIRTGVIQDTISDNMVIFSMKAVGGQLQPQLTELFEAAFLSPEQLLQDRASSNMLKLFLREQHTYPLAERTDIHPGDQFGYTNYKIFK; encoded by the coding sequence ATGAGGAAAAGAAAAAGAGGAAATGTATGGATTGCAGTAGCTGGTTTTGTTGTTGAAGATGAAAAGGTATTAGTGGTGAAGAAGCGCTATAGTGGTTTAAAGGGTAAGTGGTCGCTTCCGGCAGGTTTTGTGGATGAGGGAGAAACAATGGATGAGGCTGCTTTGCGAGAAGTAAAAGAAGAAACTGGGATTGAATGTGAAATAACAGGGTTATCAGGCATTCGTACAGGGGTTATTCAAGATACAATTAGTGATAACATGGTTATCTTTTCGATGAAAGCGGTCGGAGGCCAGCTTCAACCTCAGCTGACAGAATTATTTGAAGCAGCTTTTCTAAGCCCCGAACAATTACTTCAAGATCGTGCTTCGTCTAATATGTTGAAGCTGTTTCTGCGAGAACAGCATACATATCCATTAGCAGAGCGGACAGATATTCATCCCGGTGACCAATTTGGATATACAAATTATAAAATATTTAAGTGA
- a CDS encoding 3D domain-containing protein has protein sequence MKLAKAWLKRSAMMMLFILAMLTTVQSISGVEAKDVPFWVGYEAKKHKQFSTADHSLKAVHMKKKQFNRFMKEESLISSHIITKPASLEDAVDWGKYPTETVVATGYTAGFESTGKTEGHPSYGITYSGVRVKRDLYSTIAADLDVFPLGTILFIPGYGYGVVSDIGGAIKGKELDLYYDTVKEVYQNWGKKKIKVYVVKRGDGKITEEELQKLNENRSMQVFRDQYIKG, from the coding sequence ATGAAACTTGCAAAAGCATGGCTGAAACGAAGTGCCATGATGATGTTGTTCATTTTAGCGATGTTAACAACTGTACAATCAATATCTGGAGTAGAAGCAAAAGACGTTCCATTTTGGGTTGGATATGAAGCAAAGAAGCATAAGCAGTTCAGTACTGCTGATCATTCATTAAAGGCAGTCCATATGAAGAAAAAGCAGTTTAATCGTTTTATGAAGGAAGAATCCTTAATTTCTAGCCATATCATTACAAAGCCTGCTTCATTAGAGGATGCAGTTGATTGGGGTAAGTATCCAACTGAAACTGTTGTTGCTACAGGATACACGGCAGGTTTTGAATCAACTGGAAAGACAGAAGGGCACCCTTCATACGGTATTACATATTCAGGGGTACGTGTGAAGCGTGATTTATATTCGACAATAGCAGCAGACCTAGATGTATTCCCGCTTGGAACAATTTTATTTATCCCTGGCTATGGGTACGGGGTAGTTTCAGATATCGGGGGTGCAATAAAGGGTAAAGAGCTTGATTTATATTATGATACCGTCAAAGAGGTTTATCAGAATTGGGGTAAAAAGAAAATTAAGGTATATGTCGTGAAGCGTGGAGATGGCAAGATTACAGAAGAAGAGCTTCAGAAATTAAATGAAAATCGTTCAATGCAAGTATTTCGTGACCAATATATTAAGGGCTAA
- a CDS encoding YuiB family protein: protein MSLPQLLVSMLLFVVLFFGIGFLLNMLLRMTWVMAVIYPVVVILIVDNIRFIEYFQNTSTAFTTLRNNILALGTADILILASGIFGAVLSGVIIKMLRVRGYQMF, encoded by the coding sequence GTGAGCCTGCCGCAATTATTAGTTTCAATGTTATTATTTGTTGTGTTGTTTTTCGGGATTGGCTTTTTGTTGAATATGCTGTTAAGGATGACTTGGGTAATGGCAGTTATTTATCCAGTGGTGGTCATTCTTATTGTTGATAATATTCGCTTTATCGAGTACTTTCAGAATACCTCTACTGCATTCACTACATTGAGGAACAATATTTTGGCGTTAGGAACGGCAGATATATTGATCCTTGCTTCAGGAATCTTTGGTGCAGTGCTTTCAGGTGTCATCATTAAGATGCTGCGTGTTAGAGGTTATCAAATGTTTTAG
- a CDS encoding YuiA family protein: protein MKHKDKKTCPYCSGKGYFQLILGGSETCPNCEGNGKDA from the coding sequence ATGAAACATAAAGATAAAAAGACTTGTCCATATTGTTCAGGAAAAGGTTATTTCCAATTAATTCTCGGTGGTTCGGAGACTTGTCCAAATTGTGAAGGAAACGGTAAGGACGCATAG